From Aegilops tauschii subsp. strangulata cultivar AL8/78 chromosome 5, Aet v6.0, whole genome shotgun sequence:
GACCCTCGCTGTCTCATCACTCTTGCACGCTTCATCAATTAGTTCAACATAGTTCTTTGTCAACACAACGTGCCTCACGGCTTCCATGGTTGACTCTGGTCTCTCGTCATGCACAGCCAAAACTGCGTTTGATGTTTGCGGCGCCAATGCGTCGTCAGCGTCCCAAGTCCATCGCCGCCTTATGAAATGGCGGGGCATTCGTGTCACCGCGTTCATGTCCATTACTTCTAGTATGTGACAGCACACAATCCCGTCCCTTTCAAATTTGCAGCATTGGCAGTAGTATTCGCCTTCGCTTATCGATGCCTTCACAAAGTAGTTCCTTCCCTTGTCCGGGTCTTCAGGTTCTGAATCCGACATGCCCATGATAGAACACACCTTGAACGTATGTTCGTCCACCTGGAAAGCCGTGTACATGCTGGCACACTTTATTTCTTCCTGGAATCTGCGAGTTTTGTGTGGTTTTTGTTAAACTCTTGTGTGAAGTTTTTTATAGCACCTTTTGTTGTTGTGGCCAATGGAATTACAGTTCGTTcaaacatggcaactacagttgagtaaacatggcaactgcagttgagtaaacatagcaactgcagttcattaaa
This genomic window contains:
- the LOC109782936 gene encoding uncharacterized protein, with amino-acid sequence MYTAFQVDEHTFKVCSIMGMSDSEPEDPDKGRNYFVKASISEGEYYCQCCKFERDGIVCCHILEVMDMNAVTRMPRHFIRRRWTWDADDALAPQTSNAVLAVHDERPESTMEAVRHVVLTKNYVELIDEACKSDETARVAEKHRKALKRELDEIKKRKAEEALHRFPRTSSVPSSMGPSSENSEVGSVTASTQTQVRNPPRSITKGRPKEIRYKSGLEIQAKHKKPKKGTGNP